The Oryzias latipes chromosome 16, ASM223467v1 genome includes a region encoding these proteins:
- the LOC101162627 gene encoding G-protein coupled receptor family C group 6 member A translates to MGDEWGVTRLLPLREVGRAVRQNLRAAGEGGSGDISDRSKVEDMAQPSLTGALLILTLVLTLQPGHLVGSDFLPVASAPGDFIIGGLFPIHEDVNTQNRSLSPQPLRCIRFEERGLTWALAMVNAIEVVNRSPLLTEANVSLGYHILDSCSDVSTALRATEDFLQRGAPLKPVTAVVGASFSETSIAVARLLTLNMIPQISYASTAVILSDKSRFPAFMRTVPNDEHQIAAMVTLLTAYNWTWVGVVTTDGDYGRSALENFGTLASENGICVAFRIVLPESVTSHDIQSAIRDTAKTIYNNPKVQVIVSFAKPTHMVYLYQELRNEMLRVGQGPKSMRRLWVASDSWASSSSARGNLSLEEIGQVIGFTFKKGNLTSFESYLDRLGSGELSFDRNDPFIQELFTQLNGSGYTDSELASKAAGILKQNTQADTIFSIELAVSAIAEAVASICRSRECKGPGALPPWEVLQALWMQEFTLDNHSYRFNSRGDINLGYDVKLWSSDGGNDIILNLVLEYHVKNNSFTNVNNIFMQLPVLQDIISKCSNSCVPGEFKKTAEGQHTCCYECVSCTENYYSNDTDMDLCLSCDPRTQWSPAGSSTCITKALLFFSWNDGFAVVLLTFSALGIVLVLLVSALFLYHRDTPVVKAAGGPLSLIMLFSLILSYISAILFVGRPTHLQCNARQVLYSISFTLCVSCILVKTLKILLAFQFNLGPQGVLRRLYHPYIIITLCVALQAVICICWLVFASPFMQITIQPTTLLEDCHEGSYLAFGVMLGYIAVLAFVCFICAFKGRKLPHQYNEARFITFSMLLYLISWMLFIPIYVTTTGLYVPAVEMVVILLSNYGILCCHFFPKCYIILLKKEQNTSSAFRKNLYEYSNKTTNSVTESSNSQCHFKPPFIPEITPSSFQPAVTANNKAPLTSNPQHQAGRRSSI, encoded by the exons ATGGGGGATGAGTGGGGAGTGACTCGGCTGCTGCCACTCAGGGAGGTGGGCAGGGCTGTGAGGCAGAACctgagagcagcaggtgaaggaGGAAGTGGAGATATCTCTGACAGGAGCAAGGTGGAGGACATGGCCCAACCTTCTCTAACAGGAGCTCTGCTCATCCTGACACTGGTTCTGACTCTACAACCAGGACATCTTGTTGGGTCAGATTTTCTGCCAGTAGCATCGGCCCCTGGAGATTTTATTATCGGAGGACTGTTTCCCATCCATGAGGACGTGAACACTCAGAATAGATCCCTCAGCCCGCAGCCTCTGCGGTGCATCAG GTTTGAGGAGCGAGGCCTCACGTGGGCGTTGGCCATGGTCAATGCCATTGAAGTCGTGAACAGGTCTCCTCTTCTGACTGAAGCCAATGTCAGCCTGGGGTACCACATCCTGGACTCCTGCTCTGATGTTAGCACAGCTCTGAGGGCCACAGAGGACTTTCTCCAGCGGGGGGCTCCCCTGAAGCCTGTCACAGCTGTTGTTGGAGCCTCATTCTCTGAAACATCCATCGCTGTTGCCAGACTTCTCACACTCAACATGATTCCACAG ATCAGCTATGCATCAACTGCTGTCATCCTGAGTGACAAGAGCCGCTTCCCTGCCTTCATGAGGACCGTCCCCAATGACGAGCACCAGATCGCAGCCATGGTCACTCTGCTCACCGCTTACAACTGGACCTGGGTGGGGGTGGTCACCACAGATGGAGATTATGGCAGATCTGCACTTGAGAACTTTGGTACTCTGGCTTCTGAGAATGGTATCTGTGTGGCTTTCAGGATTGTCCTACCCGAGTCTGTGACCAGCCATGACATCCAGTCTGCCATTCGTGACACAGCAAAAACTATTTACAACAACCCAAAAGTCCAGGTCATCGTGTCTTTTGCCAAACCCACTCACATGGTCTATCTTTATCAAGAGCTCAGGAATGAGATGCTGAGAGTGGGACAAGGCCCAAAGTCAATGAGGAGACTGTGGGTCGCTAGTGACAGCTGGGCATCCTCCAGTTCTGCAAGAGGAAACTTGAGTTTGGAGGAGATTGGTCAAGTTATTGGCTTCACCTTCAAAAAAGGAAACCTGACATCTTTTGAATCTTACTTGGACAGGCTGGGCTCAGGTGAACTGAGCTTTGATAGGAATGACCCCTTCATACAGGAGCTGTTTACACAACTCAATGGCAGCGGATACACAGACAGCGAACTGGCGTCCAAAGCAGCCGGCATTCTCAAACAGAACACACAAGCTGACACCATCTTCAGCATTGAACTGGCAGTGAGTGCCATCGCTGAGGCCGTGGCTTCCATCTGTCGAAGCAGAGAATGCAAAGGTCCTGGAGCTTTGCCACCCTGGGAG GTTCTGCAGGCTCTGTGGATGCAAGAGTTCACCCTCGACAACCATAGCTACAGGTTCAACAGCAGGGGAGACATCAACCTGGGCTATGATGTGAAGCTGTGGAGCTCGGACGGAGGCAACGATATTATCCTCAATCTCGTGTTAGAGTATCAtgtgaaaaacaacagctttaccAATGTCAACAACATCTTCATGCAGCTCCCAGTGCTCCAG GACATTATCTCAAAATGTTCCAACAGCTGTGTTCCTGGAGAGTTCAAGAAAACTGCTGAGGGCCAGCACACCTGCTGCTATGAGTGTGTCAGCTGCACCGAAAACTACTACTCCAATGACACAG ACATGGACCTCTGTCTGAGCTGTGACCCCCGCACCCAGTGGTCTCCTGCGGGCAGCTCCACCTGCATCACCAAGGCCCTTCTCTTCTTCTCATGGAATGATGGCTTCGCCGTGGTGCTCCTAACCTTTTCTGCACTGGGCattgttctggttctgctcGTTTCAGCTTTGTTCCTGTATCACCGTGACACACCGGTGGTGAAGGCTGCAGGGGGGCCACTAAGCCTCATCATGCTGTTCTCACTGATCCTCAGTTACATCAGCGCCATCTTGTTTGTGGGGCGACCGACCCACTTGCAGTGCAACGCTCGACAAGTGCTTTACAGCATCAGCTTCACTCTGTgtgtctcctgcattttggtgAAGACACTGAAAATCCTGCTGGCCTTCCAATTCAACCTGGGGCCACAGGGGGTCCTGCGGCGGCTTTACCATCCTTACATCATAATCACCCTCTGCGTGGCTTTGCAGGCGGTTATCTGCATCTGCTGGTTGGTCTTCGCAAGTCCATTTATGCAAATTACCATTCAACCAACCACGCTGCTGGAGGACTGTCATGAAGGTTCATATCTTGCTTTTGGGGTTATGTTGGGCTACATAGCGGTGCTggcatttgtgtgttttatttgtgcGTTCAAAGGACGCAAACTGCCCCATCAGTACAACGAGGCTAGGTTCATCACATTCAGCATGCTGCTTTACCTGATATCCTGGATGCTCTTTATTCCCATTTATGTCACCACCACAGGCCTCTATGTACCGGCTGTGGAGATGGTGGTCATTTTACTGTCCAACTATGGCATCCTCTGCTGCCACTTCTTCCCCAAGTGCTACATAATCCTGCTCAAGAAGGAGCAGAACACCAGCAGCGCCTTTAGGAAAAATCTCTATGAATATTCCAACAAAACCACAAATTCAGTAACTGAGAGTTCCAACTCCCAGTGTCACTTTAAACCTCCATTCATCCCTGAAATCACACCATCTTCTTTTCAGCCTGCTGTGACAGCAAACAACAAAGCGCCCCTGACCTCAAACCCCCAACACCAAGCAGGAAGAAGAAGCAGCATTTAA